From Nitrosopumilus zosterae, the proteins below share one genomic window:
- a CDS encoding PfkB family carbohydrate kinase yields MLTVFGSTALDTIRTPKKTLKNVLGGAATFAAISASNFVKTGLIAVVGKDFPKRHHDILSKRLDLQGFTIKEGKTFRYDGSYDNTLSTRSTLKTELNVLADFKPAVPEDYRKSQFVYLANNDPEQNTSLIKEFDKVKFSMCDTIDFWISTKRDAVIKMIKAVDAVVINDEEAKLLTKEFNLIKCAKKMMNWGAKYVIIKKGEHGSLMFYDDVIFPTAGFSLEDVVDPTGAGDSFAGAMIGYLASKKSTSMSEIKKAVVYGNVLGSFAVEKYGLDGLLKIKNEDISKRVKIYEKMIRF; encoded by the coding sequence ATGCTTACTGTTTTTGGTTCAACAGCATTAGATACAATTAGAACTCCAAAAAAAACGTTGAAAAATGTTTTAGGGGGTGCAGCAACTTTTGCTGCGATATCAGCTAGTAATTTTGTAAAGACAGGATTGATTGCAGTAGTTGGTAAAGATTTTCCAAAACGACATCACGATATCTTATCCAAACGTCTGGATTTACAAGGATTTACTATTAAAGAAGGTAAAACATTTCGCTATGATGGAAGTTATGATAACACACTAAGTACTAGATCAACCTTAAAAACAGAATTAAATGTATTAGCTGACTTTAAACCAGCTGTACCTGAAGATTATAGAAAATCTCAATTTGTATATCTAGCAAATAATGATCCTGAACAAAATACATCACTAATCAAAGAATTTGATAAAGTAAAATTTTCAATGTGTGATACTATAGATTTTTGGATTTCGACCAAGCGAGATGCAGTCATTAAAATGATAAAAGCTGTTGATGCAGTAGTAATTAATGATGAAGAGGCTAAACTCCTTACCAAAGAATTCAACTTGATTAAATGTGCAAAAAAAATGATGAATTGGGGGGCAAAATACGTAATTATCAAAAAAGGTGAGCATGGATCCTTGATGTTTTATGATGATGTGATTTTTCCAACAGCAGGTTTTTCGTTAGAAGATGTAGTAGATCCTACAGGAGCAGGAGATTCATTTGCAGGGGCAATGATAGGATATCTTGCAAGTAAGAAATCAACTAGCATGTCTGAAATAAAAAAAGCAGTTGTGTATGGAAATGTGTTAGGATCTTTTGCAGTTGAAAAATATGGATTAGATGGACTACTAAAGATCAAAAATGAGGATATTTCAAAACGAGTTAAAATTTATGAAAAAATGATCCGCTTCTAA
- a CDS encoding peptidylprolyl isomerase encodes MSNVNIETNFGKIAFKLLPELAPETVRNFEKLAKDGFYDGTLFHRVIPGFMIQGGDPNTKTDNKGSWGMGGPGYNIKAEFNSRSHLRGIVSMARSQDPDSAGSQFFIVTTDSAFLDRQYTVFGEVTEGMDVADKIVNLQRDGNDCPLEKAQMVHVTVE; translated from the coding sequence TTGAGTAATGTAAATATTGAAACAAATTTTGGAAAGATTGCATTTAAACTTCTACCTGAATTAGCACCTGAGACAGTTAGAAATTTTGAAAAATTAGCTAAGGATGGATTTTACGATGGCACTCTATTTCATAGAGTCATTCCTGGATTTATGATACAAGGAGGAGATCCCAACACAAAAACGGATAACAAAGGATCATGGGGGATGGGAGGACCAGGATATAATATCAAGGCAGAATTTAATTCAAGATCGCATTTACGAGGCATAGTATCTATGGCTAGATCACAAGATCCAGATAGTGCGGGTTCTCAGTTTTTCATTGTTACCACTGATAGTGCATTCTTAGATAGGCAATATACTGTGTTTGGAGAAGTGACAGAAGGCATGGATGTTGCAGATAAAATCGTGAATCTTCAAAGAGACGGAAATGATTGTCCTTTGGAAAAAGCACAAATGGTTCATGTAACTGTGGAATAA
- a CDS encoding NADPH-dependent FMN reductase: protein MKVVVISGSPRKNANTQIVMKYVYDYAKSKNQETKLINLSEGQIECYRGPDEEYNEATKTAANDIMDADVWLIGSPIYNSFFSSSLKNLFEYINYKKTAGKVAGITILASGSIGFIDVQTLITQLLSYFRVITNPKAVFLTTDSVKENNMLDTDAQNRLKEMVDETLAMGSKLR from the coding sequence ATGAAGGTTGTAGTTATTTCAGGCAGTCCAAGAAAGAATGCTAATACACAAATTGTTATGAAATATGTTTATGATTATGCAAAATCAAAAAATCAAGAAACGAAATTAATTAATTTATCAGAAGGTCAGATTGAATGTTACAGAGGACCAGATGAAGAATATAATGAAGCTACAAAGACCGCAGCAAATGACATAATGGATGCAGATGTATGGTTAATTGGATCACCAATCTATAATTCATTTTTTAGTTCGTCATTGAAAAATTTATTTGAATATATCAATTATAAAAAAACGGCCGGAAAAGTTGCAGGAATAACAATTTTAGCTTCTGGAAGTATTGGTTTTATAGACGTCCAGACGTTAATAACTCAGTTATTATCATATTTTAGAGTAATAACGAATCCAAAGGCGGTATTTTTAACTACAGATTCAGTTAAGGAAAATAACATGTTAGATACAGATGCACAGAATCGACTAAAAGAGATGGTGGATGAAACTTTAGCAATGGGATCTAAATTACGATAG
- the bluB gene encoding 5,6-dimethylbenzimidazole synthase yields the protein MTDDFTEDEKRGFYKAIYSRRDVRSHFTSKPIEDEILSKILHAAHHAPSVGFSQPWNFILIKDDQTKKKIKESFQDEKKRSSQLIEEPKRSKYLSFKLEGISESPVNLCVTYDPTKFGPFVIGRSSIPEAGLYSVCCAIQNLWLSARTEGVGLGWVSILSNETLKEVLELPEHVIPVAYLCLGYVDDFAEKPDLETAGWLPRLELKDVVYFEKWNDKENNNWKNIQKMIKDNLDYA from the coding sequence TTGACAGATGATTTTACCGAAGATGAAAAACGAGGCTTCTATAAGGCAATTTATTCAAGACGAGATGTAAGATCTCATTTTACCTCCAAACCTATAGAAGATGAGATTTTATCAAAAATTCTTCATGCTGCACATCATGCTCCATCAGTTGGATTTTCACAACCATGGAATTTTATTTTAATTAAAGATGATCAAACAAAAAAGAAGATAAAAGAATCTTTTCAGGATGAAAAAAAACGTTCATCACAATTGATTGAAGAGCCAAAAAGATCAAAATATCTTTCATTCAAGTTAGAGGGAATTTCAGAATCTCCTGTAAATTTGTGTGTAACATATGATCCTACAAAATTTGGACCATTTGTGATTGGTAGATCAAGTATTCCTGAGGCAGGTCTTTACAGTGTGTGCTGTGCAATTCAGAATTTATGGTTATCAGCAAGAACTGAAGGAGTAGGTCTTGGTTGGGTAAGCATACTATCAAATGAAACTCTAAAAGAAGTTTTAGAGTTGCCCGAACATGTAATTCCTGTTGCATACTTGTGTTTAGGTTATGTTGATGATTTTGCAGAAAAACCAGATCTTGAAACTGCTGGATGGTTACCAAGACTAGAATTGAAAGATGTTGTATATTTTGAAAAGTGGAATGATAAAGAAAATAACAATTGGAAAAATATTCAAAAAATGATCAAGGACAATCTTGATTACGCTTAA
- a CDS encoding CopD family protein, which yields MTALEQAILTWIHLVSAAIWVGGSLFIGIVFSPLLKTMTSSLEERMQIMIRVGRRFNKIAVPSLIILMATGLYSSHMLLGKPDLLVATSYGTFLIIKIILVIALIITYAIHVRVIRKDIEEKIMSNQMPESQIQKLRKKIIILGEITVVLSVAILFFASLLDAGV from the coding sequence ATGACTGCATTAGAACAAGCAATTCTTACATGGATACATCTTGTTTCAGCTGCAATATGGGTAGGTGGTTCACTTTTCATTGGAATTGTTTTTTCTCCACTTCTAAAAACTATGACTAGTTCTCTTGAAGAAAGAATGCAAATTATGATTCGTGTAGGAAGACGATTTAACAAAATTGCTGTTCCCTCATTAATTATTTTGATGGCTACTGGATTATACAGTTCGCATATGTTACTTGGTAAACCTGATTTACTTGTTGCAACAAGCTATGGAACATTTCTTATTATTAAAATAATTCTTGTTATTGCGTTAATAATTACATATGCAATACATGTTAGAGTAATTCGTAAAGACATTGAAGAAAAAATAATGTCAAACCAAATGCCTGAATCTCAAATTCAAAAATTAAGAAAAAAAATTATTATTCTTGGAGAAATTACTGTAGTGTTATCAGTGGCAATTTTATTTTTTGCATCTTTACTTGATGCTGGAGTTTGA
- the rtcA gene encoding RNA 3'-terminal phosphate cyclase, with amino-acid sequence MNFLKINGEFGEGGGQIIRSAITLACITKQSIHLENIRKNRKVPGLRPQHLTAVKILQKISNAKVIGAEIGSTELKFIPRDLDNLELSEDVGTAGSITLILQVLIPVVAISQKKLSLTIKGGTDVPWSPSFEYTQHILKEAYSRMGIEFSLQLIKRGYYPKGGGEVKLQVYPSRLKSILFSKRKTNNVKLICTFSKIPIEIIRNEIKRIKKKLSDENFNVETETKNEDAIDSGASLLIYSIDENSIIGVDSLFNKKTQSFDLDFDKFINNLQSVDENLADMLVVPASLGPRKTTFLIKDITKHLETNLFVTSKITGCKYGVGKLTNGFEVIVEGISNSSIK; translated from the coding sequence ATGAATTTTTTGAAAATTAATGGAGAGTTTGGTGAAGGAGGAGGTCAAATAATACGTTCAGCAATTACACTTGCATGTATTACAAAACAATCAATTCATTTAGAAAATATAAGAAAAAACAGAAAAGTTCCTGGATTAAGACCACAACATCTAACAGCTGTTAAAATTCTTCAGAAAATTTCAAATGCAAAAGTAATTGGAGCAGAAATAGGTTCTACAGAATTAAAGTTCATTCCAAGAGATCTTGATAATTTAGAATTAAGTGAAGATGTAGGTACTGCTGGAAGTATTACTTTAATTTTACAAGTATTGATTCCGGTAGTTGCAATATCCCAAAAAAAATTAAGTTTAACAATTAAGGGAGGCACAGATGTTCCTTGGAGTCCTTCTTTTGAGTATACACAGCATATTCTAAAAGAAGCATATTCAAGAATGGGCATAGAATTTTCTCTTCAATTAATTAAACGAGGCTATTATCCCAAAGGAGGTGGAGAAGTAAAATTACAAGTATATCCTTCTCGTTTGAAATCAATATTATTTTCAAAAAGAAAAACAAATAATGTAAAATTAATTTGTACGTTCTCAAAAATCCCGATTGAAATAATTAGAAATGAAATTAAACGAATCAAAAAAAAGTTATCAGACGAAAATTTTAATGTAGAAACAGAAACTAAAAATGAAGATGCAATAGATTCTGGTGCATCATTATTAATTTACAGTATTGATGAAAATTCCATTATTGGAGTAGATTCGTTATTTAATAAAAAAACACAAAGTTTTGATTTGGACTTTGATAAATTTATTAATAATTTACAAAGCGTGGATGAAAATTTAGCAGATATGCTTGTAGTTCCTGCAAGCCTAGGTCCTAGAAAAACTACATTTTTGATAAAAGACATTACAAAACATTTGGAGACAAATTTGTTTGTGACGTCAAAAATTACAGGTTGTAAATATGGGGTTGGGAAGTTAACTAATGGTTTTGAAGTAATTGTTGAGGGAATATCAAACTCCAGCATCAAGTAA